One Helicobacter sp. MIT 05-5293 genomic region harbors:
- a CDS encoding glycosyltransferase family 8 protein — MHLDKFSQQNNTESSNEHEGYCFHIISDFISQDSLHKLKLLESNLNQRYPCQIKTHIIDDSIFRPYKKWGFNGDKSYSAYYRLLIDEILPSEVTKALYLDTDMLVLCDIRELFALDLKGKILAASNGFSSPFSCTLNFKARDSGKDLVTQTNQYFCSGLLLIDMEQWRKNDILSKCISFLENYITDFANQDAINVAITDSFILPPHYGLYLYQYIIIKHNQEETIKLQKIMKHIKIIHCNGPAKAWSSFFIRHSDAMQTFVADRWWDMAQNTCGFEEEFKLRKLILDYSKESIIQNDEHIKTLEHNISKLEEQIWRLRHPYKYRYKKLCRILKSRFVR, encoded by the coding sequence CAAAATAATACAGAATCTTCAAACGAGCATGAAGGGTATTGCTTTCATATTATTAGCGACTTTATTTCGCAAGATTCTCTTCATAAATTAAAACTCTTAGAATCTAATCTCAATCAACGCTATCCATGCCAAATCAAAACCCACATCATCGATGATAGCATATTTCGTCCATATAAAAAGTGGGGCTTTAATGGAGACAAAAGCTATAGTGCATATTATCGTTTGCTCATCGATGAGATTCTGCCAAGTGAGGTTACAAAGGCACTTTATCTTGATACTGATATGCTTGTATTGTGTGATATAAGAGAACTTTTTGCGCTTGATTTAAAGGGCAAGATTCTAGCTGCTTCAAATGGCTTTAGCTCACCATTTAGCTGCACTCTAAATTTTAAGGCTAGAGATAGTGGTAAAGATTTAGTTACACAAACAAATCAGTATTTCTGTTCTGGTTTATTGCTGATTGATATGGAGCAGTGGCGGAAGAATGATATATTATCCAAATGTATCAGTTTTCTTGAAAACTATATCACCGATTTTGCTAATCAAGATGCGATTAATGTTGCGATCACTGATTCATTTATCCTGCCTCCACACTATGGACTCTACCTTTATCAATATATCATCATCAAACACAATCAAGAAGAGACTATCAAACTACAAAAAATTATGAAGCATATCAAAATCATTCACTGCAATGGTCCTGCTAAAGCGTGGAGCAGCTTTTTTATAAGGCATAGTGATGCGATGCAAACATTTGTCGCCGATAGATGGTGGGATATGGCACAGAATACTTGTGGCTTTGAGGAAGAATTCAAATTAAGAAAATTGATTCTTGATTACTCCAAAGAAAGCATCATACAAAATGACGAACACATCAAAACCCTAGAGCACAATATCTCTAAGCTTGAGGAGCAAATATGGCGATTAAGACACCCCTATAAATATCGATACAAAAAACTCTGCAGAATCTTAAAATCGCGCTTTGTGCGTTAA
- the selA gene encoding L-seryl-tRNA(Sec) selenium transferase: MRHLLKLLPKVDTLLSHQDLQNLPQATLKRVITSTLNTLRDEILAQKIDENQLQIRLEQLVPTIKAQCKLAQEPTLKRIINATGVILQTNFGRSIFSQSLLDEITPFLQSYHTLEYDLHTGKRGERYIHTKETLCEMLGCEDALLVNNNASAVLLILNTFARNKEVIISRGELVEIGGSFRIPEVMKCASSILREVGSTNKTHLKDYQEAINEQSAMIMKTHQSNFKQIGFVQSCDMRALTHLAQEHGLIDYYDLGSGHLGVLDLPNEPSVKEILKHKPSLISFSGDKLLGGPQAGIIIGKSALIKQLKQNQLLRALRVDKFTILALEATLKAYKERQWHKIPTLAMLQIPQEALQQKTQSLYESLKNIPHIQCEMINLQSIAGGGSLPEETFASFGVSLYHTQIPTKTLESLLREKGLITSTKQNRILLDVRTLLEDDEKRIVEILNHIAHQENKGNNDRFS; encoded by the coding sequence ATGCGCCATTTACTTAAACTGCTCCCCAAAGTTGATACATTGCTTTCGCATCAAGACTTGCAGAATCTACCTCAAGCCACACTTAAGCGTGTCATCACTTCTACATTAAACACTTTGCGTGATGAGATTCTTGCTCAAAAGATTGATGAAAATCAGCTACAAATCCGATTAGAGCAGCTTGTCCCTACGATTAAGGCTCAATGCAAACTTGCACAAGAGCCTACACTAAAGCGTATCATCAATGCTACCGGTGTGATTTTGCAAACAAATTTTGGACGAAGTATCTTTTCTCAAAGCCTACTTGATGAAATCACACCTTTTTTACAAAGCTACCACACACTTGAATACGACCTACATACGGGCAAACGCGGTGAGCGATACATTCACACGAAAGAGACATTATGCGAGATGCTAGGTTGCGAAGATGCTCTGCTTGTCAATAATAACGCCTCTGCAGTGCTTTTGATTCTTAACACCTTTGCTCGGAATAAAGAAGTCATCATCTCACGAGGAGAGCTTGTCGAGATTGGCGGGAGCTTCAGAATCCCCGAAGTGATGAAATGTGCCTCTAGCATTTTACGCGAAGTAGGAAGCACCAACAAAACGCATCTCAAAGACTACCAAGAGGCTATCAACGAGCAAAGCGCAATGATTATGAAAACTCACCAAAGTAATTTCAAACAAATAGGCTTTGTGCAATCGTGTGATATGCGCGCATTGACACATCTTGCGCAGGAACATGGCTTGATTGATTACTATGACTTAGGGAGTGGGCATTTAGGGGTGCTGGATTTGCCCAATGAGCCCAGTGTCAAGGAGATTCTCAAGCACAAACCCTCTTTGATTAGTTTCAGCGGGGATAAACTGCTCGGAGGTCCTCAAGCAGGCATTATCATTGGAAAAAGTGCTTTGATTAAACAACTCAAACAAAATCAGCTTTTGCGTGCGTTGCGTGTGGATAAATTCACTATTCTAGCCCTTGAAGCGACACTCAAAGCCTACAAAGAGCGGCAATGGCATAAAATCCCTACTTTAGCAATGCTGCAAATCCCTCAAGAAGCACTGCAACAAAAAACACAATCCCTCTATGAATCGCTCAAAAATATCCCACATATTCAATGCGAAATGATCAATCTTCAATCAATTGCCGGAGGAGGAAGCTTACCAGAAGAGACTTTTGCCTCTTTTGGTGTCTCACTCTATCACACACAGATTCCCACCAAAACCTTAGAATCTCTATTACGCGAAAAAGGCTTAATCACCTCAACCAAACAAAACCGCATACTCCTTGATGTGCGCACACTTTTAGAAGACGATGAAAAGCGCATTGTAGAGATTCTAAACCACATTGCACATCAAGAAAATAAGGGAAACAATGACAGATTCTCATAA
- the selB gene encoding selenocysteine-specific translation elongation factor — protein sequence MTDSHNDLIVGLAGHIDHGKTTLIKALNGFDGDELAEEKQRGITIDLSFSHLTLPSRNVSFIDVPGHNKLVKNMIAGAFGIDVLLLVISADDGIMPQTTEHLQIADMLGITQCICVITKIDKIQSQPPSYLQNLQKNITSLFDTLDMNLHAMIETSLLPHAQDSYHNTPINRLKSLLDQIPKPSKRDFGLFVYYIDRAFSIKGAGCVVTGSVLSGQCEVGQKLYVYHHAQEVSVRAIQIHDQSSPIATPSHRVALNLNKINYDILQRGDLISQKGFLRGFDQIDVGLFAFEDNIFQHNAHYQFFLGSRKINAKLCLLNAQTKTHSYGSKTMYFATLKCDEPVFGIFSQHFILRNESLNVIGGVILNPIIDPIKKEQRIVLLKALAKNDFSSAFSQLSLIHKKGFGLVSSTQRFCLSHAQSLEIAQNLDAVFVDKKSLTLYPLSQLELLKNAILEIFARNKSALLSAQSLTYKFKWASESFLQKALDELVCEHFIEQNGSLYISKHCQIKDIKAYLQDKIYQILLSQDTAPLAPYNIYDMLDIDKKAGDEALKALCQAQKVVRITHNVFITHSSLNALIEQMRDIIRKHSYIDVAILKNYTQLSRKYLISYLEYLDQFDDIQSSDNKRFFKYNPPTKNP from the coding sequence ATGACAGATTCTCATAATGACTTAATTGTAGGCTTAGCAGGGCATATTGATCATGGTAAAACGACACTGATTAAAGCTCTCAATGGATTTGATGGCGATGAGCTAGCAGAAGAAAAGCAAAGAGGTATTACGATTGATTTAAGCTTTTCTCATCTCACTCTCCCCTCTCGCAATGTCTCTTTTATCGATGTGCCCGGACACAATAAACTTGTCAAAAATATGATTGCTGGGGCATTTGGGATTGATGTTTTGCTCCTTGTCATTTCTGCTGATGATGGTATTATGCCTCAAACCACAGAACACTTGCAAATCGCTGATATGCTAGGCATCACACAATGTATTTGTGTCATTACCAAAATCGACAAGATTCAATCACAACCGCCCTCCTATCTTCAGAATCTCCAGAAAAATATCACAAGCCTTTTTGACACATTAGATATGAATCTCCACGCGATGATTGAAACCTCCCTCTTGCCTCACGCACAAGATTCTTATCATAACACGCCTATCAATCGTCTTAAATCCTTGCTTGATCAGATTCCTAAACCCTCCAAACGCGACTTTGGTTTGTTTGTGTATTACATTGATCGTGCATTCAGTATCAAAGGGGCAGGTTGTGTCGTTACAGGAAGCGTCCTAAGCGGACAATGCGAAGTCGGACAAAAACTCTATGTCTATCATCATGCTCAAGAAGTCAGTGTCCGCGCCATACAGATTCACGACCAATCCTCGCCTATTGCGACTCCTTCTCATCGTGTCGCCCTTAACCTTAACAAAATCAATTACGACATCTTGCAACGAGGCGATCTCATCTCACAAAAAGGCTTTTTGCGCGGATTTGATCAAATTGATGTGGGATTATTTGCATTTGAAGACAATATCTTTCAGCACAACGCGCATTATCAATTCTTTTTAGGCTCACGCAAAATAAATGCCAAGCTTTGCTTACTCAATGCCCAAACAAAAACACATTCTTATGGCTCAAAGACGATGTATTTTGCCACACTCAAATGCGATGAGCCTGTTTTTGGTATTTTCTCTCAACATTTCATTTTACGCAACGAGAGCCTTAATGTCATCGGAGGGGTGATTCTCAATCCCATCATTGATCCGATTAAGAAAGAACAACGGATTGTTTTACTCAAAGCACTTGCAAAAAATGACTTTAGCAGCGCATTTTCACAACTCTCATTAATTCATAAAAAAGGCTTTGGGCTTGTGAGCTCCACGCAACGCTTTTGCTTAAGCCACGCACAAAGCCTTGAAATTGCACAAAATCTTGATGCAGTATTTGTCGATAAAAAATCACTTACCCTTTATCCACTCTCACAGCTTGAATTGCTGAAAAATGCGATTCTTGAGATTTTCGCACGCAATAAATCCGCTCTCTTATCAGCCCAAAGCCTTACTTATAAATTCAAATGGGCAAGCGAAAGTTTTTTGCAAAAAGCACTTGATGAGCTTGTTTGCGAACATTTTATCGAGCAAAATGGGAGCTTATATATTTCCAAACATTGCCAAATCAAAGATATTAAAGCATATCTTCAAGATAAGATTTATCAGATTTTACTTTCACAAGACACTGCACCTCTTGCACCCTACAATATCTATGATATGCTTGATATTGACAAAAAAGCGGGTGATGAAGCCCTAAAAGCCCTTTGTCAAGCACAAAAAGTCGTGAGAATCACACACAATGTTTTTATCACGCATTCTTCTTTGAATGCACTTATCGAACAAATGCGCGATATTATCCGCAAACATAGCTATATTGATGTCGCAATACTCAAAAATTACACGCAGCTATCACGTAAATATCTTATCAGCTATTTAGAATATCTTGATCAATTTGACGATATACAAAGCAGCGATAATAAGCGATTTTTCAAATATAATCCTCCTACAAAGAATCCCTAA
- a CDS encoding cysteine desulfurase has product MQSTRLDFLANFPQNQQLNALCKDVYPHFNALNPAIIQTLQEDSVRLSQRLGKAHCEMFRFSAGDFLSLFCALYAHQYKIALCPSLHQQSFYAGKLFERIAPDALYWIYLGQKGTLKSSGENSIESAIKAGANVFFIPLINQDILTINPIESLLKTLQTHIPDFIAFIDISMQLSFLNTQILTSLMRINHPQILWLVNAENIGLAPCNGAMFFSQSLYDDKRHTRLLEDISALNLWQEHFFESFDCALMQILAQEPIVDSKHLFYQTLQRHLGENLDTFASLDDTPPNALPLRLKNIKARTLIQALSVEQIFAINGQDCLFGKAKPSFVLQTMGYEEKHCRELLSVSYRHLEPHQIAIITQKIAFAYHQIIQLHL; this is encoded by the coding sequence ATGCAAAGCACTCGATTAGATTTCCTCGCAAATTTTCCTCAAAATCAGCAGCTTAACGCTCTGTGTAAAGATGTGTATCCTCATTTTAACGCCCTAAATCCTGCGATAATCCAAACACTTCAAGAAGATTCTGTGCGCCTCTCACAACGATTAGGCAAGGCACATTGTGAGATGTTTAGATTCAGTGCGGGGGATTTTTTGTCGCTTTTTTGCGCACTCTATGCGCATCAATATAAAATCGCTCTTTGCCCAAGCCTCCACCAGCAAAGCTTTTATGCAGGCAAACTTTTTGAGAGAATTGCTCCTGATGCGCTTTATTGGATTTATCTTGGCCAAAAAGGCACATTAAAATCAAGCGGAGAAAATAGTATAGAATCTGCCATAAAAGCCGGTGCAAATGTCTTTTTTATCCCTTTAATCAATCAAGATATTTTGACAATAAATCCTATTGAATCTTTGCTCAAAACGCTTCAAACGCATATCCCTGATTTTATCGCCTTTATCGATATTTCTATGCAATTAAGTTTCTTAAATACACAGATACTTACTTCTCTTATGCGTATCAATCACCCACAGATTCTGTGGCTTGTCAATGCTGAAAACATCGGGCTAGCCCCTTGCAATGGCGCAATGTTTTTTTCCCAATCTCTTTATGATGACAAGCGTCATACGCGACTTTTGGAGGATATATCCGCTTTAAATCTGTGGCAAGAACATTTCTTTGAATCTTTTGATTGTGCACTGATGCAGATTCTCGCACAAGAGCCTATCGTTGATTCAAAACATTTGTTTTACCAAACCCTCCAAAGACATTTAGGTGAGAATCTAGACACTTTCGCATCTCTTGATGACACACCGCCAAATGCCCTGCCTTTGAGATTGAAAAACATCAAGGCACGCACACTCATTCAAGCCTTAAGCGTGGAGCAAATCTTTGCGATTAATGGGCAGGATTGTCTCTTTGGTAAGGCTAAACCCTCTTTTGTCTTACAAACAATGGGCTATGAAGAAAAACATTGTCGGGAGCTTTTAAGCGTGAGTTATAGACATCTTGAACCTCATCAAATTGCAATTATCACGCAAAAAATCGCCTTTGCATATCACCAAATTATCCAACTCCACCTTTAA
- a CDS encoding molybdopterin molybdotransferase MoeA, producing MESVSFTQAFALVQNITKNFSHATQRTSLFNSAKRIIAEDIIASRPLPPLDTSAMDGYAILLDDWGKQCVCDGKILAGDNASQFTLTQGHTYKVMTGSMLPLHTQAVVQFEWTQPLENNLIAIPASITHNPSITMGQNIRFKGEEIKEDSVLVSKGQRLSHLDLSLIASQGINEILTYKPLKIAVFSSGDEVIEPHELALPHQIYNTNATSIMTLLQKYAYDCEYKGILSDCKESLQAALDDLSQYDVIITSGGASVGDADLLKETLLNNGATFIFDGINVKPGRHLAIAQWKDSIVILLPGNPLALLLHLHTLILPLLESLQGGVRIYPQSFTLTLDSELKLNPNTTSIVLGTAHKDTFHLYNRGKIGSSSLGNMRCNNAIAVFNNVEYVRAGAKINVLLYNADFCDIMDFVNHS from the coding sequence ATGGAATCTGTCAGTTTTACTCAAGCTTTTGCACTCGTTCAAAACATCACAAAAAACTTCTCTCATGCCACACAACGCACTTCGCTTTTTAACTCTGCCAAACGCATTATCGCTGAAGATATTATCGCTTCGCGCCCTTTACCACCGCTTGATACTTCAGCAATGGACGGCTATGCGATATTACTTGATGATTGGGGAAAGCAATGCGTGTGTGATGGGAAGATTCTCGCAGGTGATAATGCCTCGCAATTCACACTCACTCAAGGACACACTTATAAAGTGATGACGGGTTCAATGCTGCCTTTACATACGCAAGCTGTTGTGCAGTTTGAATGGACACAACCGCTTGAAAATAATCTCATCGCCATTCCCGCATCAATAACGCACAATCCCTCTATCACAATGGGACAAAATATCCGCTTTAAAGGTGAAGAAATCAAAGAAGATTCTGTCCTTGTCTCAAAAGGACAAAGGCTTTCTCATCTTGATCTTAGCCTGATTGCCTCGCAAGGAATAAATGAGATTCTCACTTACAAACCACTAAAAATCGCTGTCTTCTCAAGCGGTGATGAAGTGATTGAACCACACGAATTAGCCCTCCCTCATCAAATCTACAACACCAATGCCACAAGCATTATGACTTTGCTACAAAAATACGCTTATGATTGCGAATACAAAGGCATTCTTAGTGATTGTAAAGAATCTTTACAAGCCGCGCTTGATGACTTAAGCCAATATGATGTGATTATCACAAGCGGGGGTGCGAGCGTGGGCGATGCGGATTTACTCAAAGAAACACTGCTTAACAATGGGGCGACATTTATTTTTGATGGTATTAATGTCAAGCCGGGTCGTCATCTAGCGATTGCTCAATGGAAAGATTCTATCGTCATATTGCTTCCGGGTAATCCTCTTGCGCTTTTACTGCATTTACACACTTTAATTTTGCCTCTTTTAGAATCTCTGCAAGGAGGTGTGAGAATCTATCCTCAATCTTTCACGCTAACGCTTGATTCAGAGCTTAAACTCAATCCAAATACGACTTCGATTGTTTTAGGCACTGCGCATAAAGATACTTTTCATCTCTATAATCGTGGCAAAATTGGCTCAAGCTCTCTAGGCAATATGCGCTGCAATAATGCAATTGCTGTCTTTAATAATGTCGAGTATGTGCGGGCTGGAGCGAAAATCAATGTCCTTTTATACAATGCCGATTTTTGTGATATAATGGATTTTGTAAATCATTCTTAA
- a CDS encoding universal stress protein, whose protein sequence is MTKLLFGVSDTQECRRAIQTIIKFFGHRDEVELTLLHVTPEIVVYAESGIVDYGTIENIENEKSNNILSEFEQSFNKEGIMCQKILKTGNPIDVVLEIVNNYDLLVIGASESSLLHRIFNSHQNSFINSSPIPVLVAK, encoded by the coding sequence ATGACAAAGCTATTATTTGGTGTAAGCGATACGCAAGAGTGTAGAAGAGCTATCCAAACGATTATCAAATTTTTTGGACATCGTGATGAAGTCGAATTAACACTTTTGCATGTAACACCTGAAATTGTCGTATATGCGGAGAGTGGCATTGTGGATTATGGCACAATCGAGAATATTGAGAATGAAAAATCCAACAATATTCTTAGCGAATTTGAACAATCCTTCAATAAAGAGGGTATTATGTGCCAAAAGATTCTCAAAACCGGGAATCCGATTGATGTCGTTTTAGAAATTGTTAATAATTACGATTTACTTGTTATCGGAGCAAGTGAATCTTCACTCTTGCATCGTATTTTTAATTCTCATCAAAATAGTTTTATCAATTCTTCGCCGATTCCTGTTTTGGTGGCGAAATAA
- the traF gene encoding conjugal transfer protein TraF, with the protein MFAKICVWGSLGLVSTLGALEFGSMGNTSAGMGGAGVALKHSAWGLYYNPALLSSDPKVKIGYSLGLGLKERNLAPLADIDVKNMQNTAERLIDTFSSAGGANPSQFTGIVQDALNSVLASSGQVPSNDINQDLQTYLQSVGSDYSALIGAIQTQVQQSNALTAEQKALLQSIAGNIEYDNLQFDTSKLLSSITIDKGGDKGLDKSINDIATIQDVLKSNHLNAVSQNGVILQISSKTFNEKLGSLGVAYFGSVYSSISIRANEDKLRLIINGGNGYYELVNNGNSYALTQSTKDDYEKYSIIASLQTNNDESHKLIATSFILSEIPIGYARTFYLKRGNVNIGVVGKLMNGITHQNKMNITSDTNFKEELTRFASLDNAISSNTYGIDVGLLYELDLPKFRYLTIGVVGKNLNSPSFKSTFNDITIKPQYRFGIGYNSKFINLAFDADLAPNDLLAFSNIKQQSQMIGGGVALDLKILDLRLGAMKDLRQDTGLILTGGLNLFGFLDVSVQSSTTFTQVNSYKVPQYFNLRIGGSFSF; encoded by the coding sequence ATGTTTGCAAAAATATGTGTTTGGGGAAGTTTAGGATTAGTTTCTACATTAGGAGCTTTAGAATTTGGATCTATGGGCAACACCTCTGCGGGAATGGGAGGAGCTGGAGTGGCTCTCAAACATTCTGCTTGGGGGCTTTACTACAATCCTGCACTTCTAAGCTCTGACCCAAAAGTCAAAATCGGATATTCACTAGGTCTAGGCTTGAAAGAGCGCAACCTCGCTCCATTAGCTGATATTGATGTCAAAAATATGCAAAACACAGCCGAAAGACTAATCGACACCTTTAGCAGTGCTGGTGGAGCAAATCCAAGTCAATTTACCGGTATCGTTCAAGACGCCTTAAATTCTGTATTGGCAAGCTCTGGACAAGTCCCTAGTAATGATATTAATCAAGATTTACAGACTTATTTACAAAGTGTGGGAAGTGATTATTCCGCATTAATTGGGGCGATTCAAACACAAGTCCAGCAAAGCAATGCGCTCACTGCTGAACAAAAAGCATTACTACAATCTATCGCAGGAAATATAGAATATGACAATCTCCAATTCGATACAAGCAAACTTCTCTCATCAATCACCATTGATAAAGGCGGTGATAAAGGATTAGACAAAAGCATCAATGATATAGCCACAATCCAAGATGTGCTTAAAAGCAATCACCTCAACGCAGTAAGTCAAAATGGTGTAATCTTGCAAATCTCAAGCAAAACATTCAATGAAAAGCTTGGCTCATTGGGTGTGGCGTATTTTGGTTCGGTATATTCAAGTATCTCTATCAGAGCAAATGAAGACAAATTGCGTCTGATTATCAACGGCGGGAATGGCTATTATGAATTAGTCAATAATGGCAATAGCTATGCTTTGACACAAAGCACAAAAGATGATTATGAGAAATATTCGATTATTGCTTCATTGCAAACCAATAATGACGAGTCGCATAAGCTTATTGCCACAAGCTTTATCTTGTCTGAAATCCCTATCGGCTATGCGCGGACATTTTATCTCAAGAGGGGTAATGTCAATATAGGGGTTGTAGGAAAATTGATGAATGGCATCACTCACCAAAATAAAATGAATATCACTTCAGATACAAACTTTAAAGAAGAGCTTACACGCTTTGCTTCACTTGATAATGCAATTTCATCAAATACTTACGGAATCGATGTAGGTTTGCTTTATGAGCTTGATTTGCCTAAATTTCGTTACCTCACGATAGGTGTCGTAGGAAAGAATCTCAATTCACCCTCATTCAAATCGACCTTTAACGACATCACTATCAAGCCTCAATATCGTTTCGGTATAGGCTACAACTCAAAATTTATCAACCTCGCCTTTGATGCGGATCTCGCTCCTAATGACTTACTTGCTTTTAGTAATATCAAGCAACAAAGCCAAATGATAGGGGGCGGTGTCGCTTTAGATTTAAAAATCTTAGACTTGCGATTAGGAGCGATGAAAGATTTGCGTCAAGATACAGGGCTTATCCTTACAGGTGGGCTAAATCTCTTTGGATTCTTAGATGTATCTGTGCAAAGCAGCACAACTTTCACTCAAGTCAATTCATACAAAGTCCCTCAATACTTTAATCTCCGAATCGGCGGAAGCTTTAGCTTCTAG
- a CDS encoding glycosyltransferase family 2 protein: MNNLSSISVTILAKNAQKTLQECLEALKDFDEVILLDNESSDDTQSIAQSFPNVRIYTSAFIGFGALKNLAVSYAKNDWILSIDSDEILEESTKQALTTMTLQTNTIYALPRKNLYNGEWIKACGWYPDYVWRLFNKNFTRFNDNVVHESVIIPQNAQTLKLQSGIKHYAASNIESIIAKMDRYTTYSAQQKYKQGKKTSMFGAIARFFVTFAKDYLVRGGFKYGYKGFIVALLNANGAFFRYAKLYELHKQTKERE; encoded by the coding sequence ATGAACAATCTTTCTTCTATCAGCGTTACAATACTTGCTAAAAATGCCCAAAAGACGCTTCAAGAATGCCTTGAAGCCTTAAAAGATTTCGATGAAGTCATCTTGCTTGATAATGAAAGCTCCGATGACACGCAAAGTATCGCTCAAAGTTTCCCTAATGTCAGAATCTACACAAGCGCATTCATCGGCTTTGGTGCGTTAAAAAATCTCGCAGTGAGTTATGCTAAAAATGATTGGATTTTAAGTATTGATTCTGATGAGATTTTAGAAGAGAGCACAAAACAAGCACTCACTACAATGACTCTCCAAACAAATACAATTTACGCCCTCCCGCGTAAAAATCTCTATAATGGAGAGTGGATAAAAGCCTGTGGCTGGTATCCCGACTATGTATGGAGACTTTTTAATAAAAATTTCACGCGTTTTAATGATAATGTCGTGCATGAAAGCGTGATAATCCCCCAAAATGCGCAAACACTCAAATTACAAAGCGGCATCAAGCACTATGCTGCATCAAATATAGAATCTATCATTGCCAAAATGGATCGCTATACAACCTACTCCGCACAACAGAAATACAAGCAGGGCAAAAAGACGAGTATGTTTGGGGCAATTGCACGATTCTTTGTAACCTTTGCCAAAGATTATCTTGTGCGTGGAGGATTCAAATACGGCTACAAGGGCTTTATTGTCGCTCTTTTGAACGCTAATGGTGCGTTTTTCCGCTATGCTAAACTCTATGAACTTCACAAACAAACAAAAGAGAGAGAATGA
- a CDS encoding glycosyltransferase family 4 protein yields the protein MKRLVITLKDITETGGGERVCANLANALNQVGYDVEIISFFALHNDISYQLDKNIKITFLSGKSPKTKNSIKKLFYKSIYRYYLCHKINNIIADSKPDALLANDGWYIPPKKACNTQYVRLWHLNAPQKMNTRKRVIFERFSTLVILSHYELTTWQSYHQNIKVIPNFLPYMPESSTDSHQCRILSAGRMDKGDQKGFLRLVDIWEEVQNKIKKQGLDSHLLQWSLVIVGSGKLKEQIESKIKAKNLSDSIILKPFTKDIESQYLSASIYAMASHFEGFGMVLAEASSYALPCIAFDIATGPSDIIESNVSGYLIKDNDINSYAERLLELMSNESKRKAMGKKAKKIIQDRFSKETILPLWEEVLFNKK from the coding sequence ATGAAGCGTCTTGTCATCACGCTTAAAGACATTACAGAAACCGGCGGGGGCGAGAGGGTATGTGCCAACCTCGCTAATGCCTTAAATCAAGTAGGCTATGATGTAGAAATTATAAGCTTTTTTGCACTCCATAACGACATATCCTATCAATTAGATAAAAATATCAAGATAACCTTTCTATCAGGCAAATCCCCAAAGACCAAAAACTCTATAAAAAAGCTTTTTTATAAAAGCATCTATCGCTATTATCTCTGTCATAAGATTAATAATATTATCGCAGATTCTAAACCAGATGCGCTCCTAGCAAATGATGGCTGGTATATCCCTCCCAAAAAAGCTTGTAACACACAATATGTGCGATTATGGCATTTAAACGCTCCTCAAAAAATGAATACAAGAAAAAGGGTGATTTTTGAGCGATTTTCTACCTTAGTTATCCTCTCACACTATGAGCTTACCACTTGGCAAAGCTATCATCAAAATATCAAAGTCATTCCCAACTTCTTGCCCTATATGCCAGAATCTAGCACAGATTCTCATCAATGTAGAATCTTATCCGCTGGGCGTATGGATAAAGGCGATCAAAAAGGTTTTTTAAGACTAGTTGATATTTGGGAAGAAGTGCAAAATAAAATCAAAAAACAAGGCTTAGATTCCCATCTCTTACAATGGTCATTAGTGATAGTAGGCAGTGGTAAGCTCAAAGAACAAATAGAATCTAAAATAAAAGCAAAGAATTTATCAGATTCAATAATCCTAAAACCTTTCACAAAAGATATAGAATCACAATACTTAAGCGCAAGTATATACGCTATGGCAAGTCATTTTGAAGGCTTTGGTATGGTGCTAGCTGAAGCAAGCAGCTATGCCTTGCCTTGTATCGCTTTTGATATTGCCACAGGACCAAGTGATATTATAGAATCTAATGTAAGCGGCTATCTTATCAAGGATAATGATATAAATAGCTATGCAGAAAGGCTACTAGAGCTTATGAGCAATGAATCTAAACGCAAAGCAATGGGCAAAAAAGCCAAGAAAATCATACAAGACAGATTTAGCAAAGAGACTATACTGCCATTATGGGAAGAAGTGCTTTTTAATAAAAAATAA